The Bacteroidia bacterium DNA segment TTGGATATAAAAATTAAAATGAAATGAGAAATATTGTAGCAATTGTAGGCAGACCGAATGTTGGTAAGTCCACGTTTTTTAACAGACTCACCGGAGAACGCAAGGCGATTGTGCATGATTCCAGTGGTGTTACACGAGATAGACATTATGGAGAATGTGAATGGTCGGGTAGAAGTTTTACTGTAGTTGATACCGGTGGTTATGTACCCAATAGCAGCGATGTGTTTGAGCAAGCAATCGTGAACCAAGTCAATATTGCCATTGATGAAAGCGATATCCTGCTTTTTATGGTTGATGTTACCAATGAAATTACCGATTTAGACATGGCATTTGCCAATGTGTTGAGAAAATCCGGCAAGCCGGTGATTGTTGTTGCCAACAAAACTGATAACCAAATGCTGATTCCGCAAGCCAGCATATTCTATAGATTTGGATTTGAAGAGTTATTTACCGTTTCATCATTATCGGGCAGCGGAACCGGTGAATTGTTGGATAAAGTAGTTTCATTGATGACACCTGCCGCTGATGAACAACAAACAGAAACAGACATCCCCCGTGTTGCAATATTAGGTCGCCCGAATGTCGGCAAGTCTTCACTCACCAACACACTCTTGGGCAATGAACGCAATATTGTTACTGATGTGGCAGGTACAACTCGCGACAGTATTCATTCGCATTACAATGCCTTTGGTAAAGAAATGATTCTGATTGATACTGCCGGTATCCGCAGAAAAAAGAAAGTCTCTGAAGATATTGAATTCTATTCTGTGATGAGATCGCTGCGGGCAATGGAGGAAGCAGATGTATGTGTAATTATGATTGATGCAACAATAGGGATGGATGCACAAGATGTGAATTTGTTTTATTTAGCACATCGCAGAGGGAAAGGAATTGTACTTTTAGTAAACAAGTGGGATTTGGTTGAGAAAGATACACATACCGCAAAAGAATATACCGCAGTCATTCATTCAAAAGTACAGCCATTTGTTGATTTCCCTATTTTGTTTATTTCCGCACTTAATAAACAAAGGATTTATGATACAGTTGAAAAGATTCAACAAACATTTGAAAATCGCAAGAAACAAATCTCAACATCTAAGCTCAATGAATTTGTTCAAGAAATGATTGAACGCAATCCACCTCCTTCCAAAAAGGGGAAGTACGTTAAAATAAAATATGCAACTCAGCTAAATAATGTCAATTATCCTTGTTTTGTTTTCTTCTGTAATTTGCCTCAATACTTGACAGATGCATATAAGCGCTATGTGGATAATCAGCTTAGGAGTAAATTTGACTTTAAAGGTGTTCCTATCAAGGTGTTTTATAGAAAGAAATAGCATTGGATTGGGTTGAGCTTCTAGTTGACAATGGATTTAGTAATCTATTGTGTTTAGAATAAAGCACGTATTCGGTTTAGCCAATATTTAATGTCCTTGCCGGGTGATGATAGTTCTCCTGTCCAAATCGTGCCCTTTCTTAAAAAATATTTATCAAAGTATCCGGGAGTAATTCCCCATTTCTTTTTGAAAGTCTTACGTCCGTCATTCATCTTGATTCGTTTGAGAGATTTTGAACCAAAATGATACACACGGCTATTTCCAATACCTCGAAAATTGCGCACCCCTTTATGCCAAAGTTTCATACTAAAGTCCGGATCAGAATATAGACCGGGACTAAATTCTTCACTATACCCTCCAACAGCATTCCATAAACTTCTATGCACAACATTGGGGGG contains these protein-coding regions:
- the der gene encoding ribosome biogenesis GTPase Der, with product MRNIVAIVGRPNVGKSTFFNRLTGERKAIVHDSSGVTRDRHYGECEWSGRSFTVVDTGGYVPNSSDVFEQAIVNQVNIAIDESDILLFMVDVTNEITDLDMAFANVLRKSGKPVIVVANKTDNQMLIPQASIFYRFGFEELFTVSSLSGSGTGELLDKVVSLMTPAADEQQTETDIPRVAILGRPNVGKSSLTNTLLGNERNIVTDVAGTTRDSIHSHYNAFGKEMILIDTAGIRRKKKVSEDIEFYSVMRSLRAMEEADVCVIMIDATIGMDAQDVNLFYLAHRRGKGIVLLVNKWDLVEKDTHTAKEYTAVIHSKVQPFVDFPILFISALNKQRIYDTVEKIQQTFENRKKQISTSKLNEFVQEMIERNPPPSKKGKYVKIKYATQLNNVNYPCFVFFCNLPQYLTDAYKRYVDNQLRSKFDFKGVPIKVFYRKK